The Fulvivirga ligni genome window below encodes:
- a CDS encoding alpha/beta fold hydrolase, producing the protein MSNSLMLEQLAIEFIQPYPDRPTIIFLHDSLGCIRLWRDFPKKLGEATQCNVLIYDRQGYGQSCPFSYDNRTINYMEDEADLLNNLINYLQLKDVILFGHSDGGSIALIAAGKYPEKIKAIITEGAHILVEDITIAGILEAILLYKDTDLKSKLNKYHGDKTEPLFKAWADTWTSPFFREWNIETFLPHIQCPALIIQGEDDEYGTLDQVYRTTTGIGTKASSLIIPNVKHTPHKEVAELVIERSAGFILKWQ; encoded by the coding sequence ATGAGTAATTCTTTAATGTTAGAACAACTGGCCATTGAGTTCATTCAACCTTATCCAGACAGGCCAACTATAATTTTCCTTCATGATTCCCTCGGCTGTATCCGTCTATGGCGAGACTTTCCTAAAAAGCTGGGTGAAGCCACACAATGCAATGTACTCATTTATGATCGGCAAGGCTATGGACAATCCTGTCCCTTCAGCTATGATAATCGTACCATCAATTACATGGAAGATGAGGCTGACTTATTGAATAACCTCATCAATTACCTACAACTGAAGGATGTCATCCTTTTTGGGCATAGCGATGGCGGTTCCATCGCCCTGATTGCCGCAGGAAAATACCCCGAGAAGATTAAAGCTATAATTACTGAAGGTGCCCACATCTTGGTAGAGGATATAACCATTGCGGGAATCCTAGAGGCCATCTTACTGTATAAGGACACCGACCTAAAATCTAAACTCAATAAATACCACGGAGACAAAACTGAGCCGCTATTCAAGGCATGGGCTGACACCTGGACCAGCCCCTTTTTCCGGGAATGGAATATAGAAACATTCTTGCCACATATTCAGTGTCCAGCCCTCATCATTCAGGGGGAAGATGATGAATACGGCACACTAGACCAAGTATATCGCACTACAACCGGAATTGGGACCAAAGCCAGCTCCCTCATCATCCCCAATGTAAAGCACACGCCGCATAAGGAAGTAGCGGAACTGGTGATTGAAAGGAGTGCTGGTTTTATTTTGAAGTGGCAATAA
- a CDS encoding lipocalin family protein has product MMMKKIFIVLIAAAITSCKFTPYNGNDIYNEKAILPDDEAPHLKNSLEWWYFTGHLKDVASSDQYGVEYVIFHFNPKNKKDYLMSNFAITDPQGNTFHYDYKIVGQDNLLEPKLPLNLAVVHKDIEHRLTGQMGKYAIEANMPDNNIKLTLETSPAKPILMHNGTGYEQYGDYAQAGYYSYPRLTTKGKLFLQGQPVELEGELWYDRQWNCVGVWQKQVAWDWFSVQLDNGEELMLYQLHHLGDNKKIFGGTYYSSDNRQIEIKESDIEIEPETFYTSPNSGTTYPVSWNIKLKSLDLELFVNALVNDQELALSFTPFHKLYYWEGMCSVEGTLDGVTVSGDSYVEMTNRDAFEKN; this is encoded by the coding sequence ATGATGATGAAAAAGATATTTATAGTTCTAATAGCAGCGGCTATTACCTCGTGCAAATTTACTCCTTACAATGGTAATGATATTTATAATGAAAAAGCCATTCTTCCTGATGATGAGGCCCCGCACCTTAAAAACTCATTAGAGTGGTGGTATTTTACCGGCCATTTGAAAGATGTGGCTAGCTCTGATCAGTATGGAGTAGAGTATGTCATATTTCATTTCAACCCTAAAAATAAGAAAGATTATCTGATGAGTAACTTTGCTATTACTGATCCGCAGGGTAATACTTTTCATTATGATTATAAAATTGTAGGTCAGGATAATTTATTGGAGCCCAAGCTACCGTTAAACCTGGCTGTGGTGCATAAGGATATTGAGCACAGGCTTACAGGCCAAATGGGGAAGTATGCTATTGAAGCCAATATGCCAGATAACAATATTAAGCTGACCCTTGAAACCTCACCAGCAAAACCTATACTAATGCATAACGGCACTGGCTATGAGCAATATGGCGACTATGCACAGGCCGGTTATTACTCCTACCCACGACTCACCACCAAGGGTAAGTTATTTTTGCAAGGGCAGCCTGTAGAGCTGGAGGGAGAGCTGTGGTACGACAGACAGTGGAACTGTGTAGGCGTATGGCAGAAGCAAGTGGCCTGGGATTGGTTCTCTGTACAGCTGGATAATGGCGAGGAACTAATGCTATACCAACTTCATCATTTAGGGGATAACAAAAAGATTTTTGGAGGCACATACTACTCCTCTGATAACCGCCAGATAGAGATTAAAGAATCTGATATAGAAATTGAGCCTGAAACATTTTATACCAGCCCTAATTCAGGAACTACCTATCCTGTAAGTTGGAACATCAAGCTTAAATCATTAGACCTGGAGCTTTTTGTAAATGCTTTGGTCAATGATCAGGAACTCGCTTTAAGCTTCACACCATTTCACAAATTGTATTATTGGGAAGGCATGTGTTCAGTAGAGGGTACCCTTGACGGAGTAACTGTGTCAGGAGATTCTTATGTGGAGATGACTAATAGAGATGCCTTTGAGAAAAATTGA
- a CDS encoding DUF4184 family protein, with product MPFTACHPAAILPFITGNKKRFSTTGLVIGSMVPDFEYFLRFKVISDYSHTILGIFWFDLPLAIVIAFTFHCLIRNSFINNLPSFVKRKLITSLDFNWSKCFISHWLIVLYSIVIGTATHLIWDSFTHHNGFFIHLWSLEEFSIDLFNISFPLYKLAQHASSLIGGLVIFASFLQLPEQPTEHVPNAQYWLITCTIACTFTIIYLLFNFKSFIIGNLIASMISITFTSILLTSAVYQIKAKPV from the coding sequence ATGCCATTCACAGCATGTCACCCAGCTGCTATTCTTCCATTTATCACTGGAAACAAGAAAAGGTTCTCCACCACCGGATTAGTGATAGGAAGCATGGTGCCGGATTTTGAGTATTTTTTAAGATTCAAAGTTATAAGCGATTACAGCCACACCATTCTGGGCATCTTTTGGTTTGACCTACCCCTGGCAATAGTAATCGCATTTACTTTTCATTGCTTGATTCGAAATTCGTTCATCAATAATCTACCTTCATTCGTTAAAAGAAAGCTTATTACATCTTTAGATTTCAATTGGTCTAAATGCTTTATATCTCATTGGCTCATAGTGCTGTACTCAATAGTCATAGGCACAGCCACTCATTTAATATGGGATTCATTTACTCACCACAATGGTTTCTTCATCCATCTTTGGTCCTTGGAAGAGTTTAGTATCGATTTATTCAATATTTCATTTCCGCTTTATAAGCTGGCGCAACATGCCAGTTCATTAATTGGGGGCTTAGTTATCTTTGCTAGTTTTTTACAACTTCCGGAACAACCTACTGAGCATGTTCCAAATGCTCAATATTGGCTGATCACCTGTACGATCGCCTGCACTTTCACTATTATTTATTTACTCTTCAATTTTAAGAGTTTCATCATAGGCAATCTGATAGCATCCATGATATCTATCACATTTACGTCCATATTATTGACTTCTGCTGTATATCAAATTAAAGCAAAACCAGTATGA
- a CDS encoding SanA/YdcF family protein — MKNKIIQFIIFVASHIRTFTLIITGVSISMIILVLAAKHHINSQTQGQLYTQLDSLPYKKAGLLLGTSKKLKSGAPNPFFKNRIEAAASIFKAGKINYLVISGDNSRTNYNEPQDMKDALVKKGIPANRIYLDYAGFRTLDSIHRMKEIFEQDSFTIISQEFHNRRALYIANALELNTIAFNAEDAIGYNNQVVQAREYLARVKVLLDIAINKQPKFLGDKIAVK; from the coding sequence ATGAAGAATAAAATAATTCAGTTCATCATATTTGTTGCGAGTCATATTCGAACCTTCACCCTGATTATAACTGGTGTGTCTATTTCAATGATTATTCTCGTCCTTGCCGCTAAGCATCATATCAATAGCCAGACACAAGGACAGCTTTATACTCAGTTAGATTCGTTGCCCTATAAAAAGGCAGGATTGCTTCTTGGAACTTCTAAAAAACTTAAATCAGGCGCCCCAAACCCTTTCTTCAAAAACAGGATAGAAGCCGCAGCCTCCATTTTTAAAGCTGGGAAAATAAACTACCTGGTCATCAGTGGTGACAACAGCCGCACCAACTACAATGAGCCACAGGACATGAAAGATGCATTAGTTAAGAAAGGAATACCTGCAAACAGGATATACCTTGACTATGCAGGTTTTAGAACACTAGATTCAATACATAGAATGAAGGAAATATTCGAGCAAGACAGCTTCACCATCATTTCTCAAGAATTTCATAACCGCAGGGCTCTGTACATAGCCAATGCCCTTGAGCTAAATACTATCGCATTTAATGCAGAGGATGCCATAGGATATAACAATCAGGTAGTACAAGCTAGAGAATACCTTGCGCGTGTAAAAGTTCTGCTTGATATAGCAATAAATAAGCAGCCTAAGTTTTTGGGAGATAAAATAGCGGTAAAGTAA
- a CDS encoding DUF4270 family protein gives MRIVTLLVVIGFGLLMSCNDESSTGAQFFNGTSFEFTSWDTLTLDMSTIKLDSITTSAPVQLFLGNYDHEIYGNIQAESYAQITPAAQYILDDEDVEYDSIVAVIRYNQYFLGDTTQNITVIIDELAEEIEYNEDASALYNTSSFKVKSALDPEAVLGTREISAQPFTQDSVQVRLSDNLGQEWFQQALLADNIFSSSEDFLEVFNGIKISTANANSILGFSPDIEIKLYYTDNSESPSEQKYMSFTNTLSTEITFNHIEADYIGTDLFTSDNEDKDYTEIGSDSSGQLAFMQPGIGMYLRLDIPHLNSVIEDNPDMLLESAVLTLHPVSNQYPSDDDLPTSITVYFVNEDNIILQTNTTSMTLTLDREYDRNTAYQVDIKEFIDYQLSLDENNQNGLLLAISSDDGVGMHYLTVGDQQNDDYQAQLSLNIINLKNE, from the coding sequence ATGAGAATTGTTACTCTGCTTGTTGTTATTGGGTTCGGGTTGTTGATGTCATGTAATGATGAATCATCTACCGGAGCCCAATTTTTTAATGGTACTTCATTTGAATTTACTTCTTGGGATACGCTCACTTTAGATATGTCCACCATAAAGCTGGACAGCATTACCACCAGCGCACCAGTTCAGCTCTTTCTGGGTAACTACGACCATGAAATCTATGGTAACATTCAGGCTGAGAGTTATGCTCAGATTACCCCGGCAGCGCAATATATTCTTGACGATGAGGATGTTGAATATGATTCTATTGTTGCTGTGATCAGGTACAATCAATATTTCCTGGGAGATACCACGCAAAACATCACGGTGATAATAGATGAGCTAGCTGAAGAGATTGAATACAATGAAGATGCTTCGGCCCTATATAATACCAGTAGTTTTAAGGTGAAAAGTGCGCTAGATCCTGAGGCAGTGTTGGGGACCAGAGAGATCAGCGCACAGCCTTTCACTCAGGATTCCGTGCAGGTCAGACTTTCTGATAACCTGGGACAAGAATGGTTTCAGCAGGCACTGCTGGCAGATAATATATTTTCTTCGTCAGAAGATTTTCTGGAGGTATTCAATGGAATTAAGATCAGCACAGCTAACGCGAACAGCATTCTCGGCTTTAGCCCAGATATAGAAATCAAACTTTATTATACGGATAACAGTGAATCACCTTCAGAACAGAAGTATATGAGTTTCACAAATACGCTATCCACAGAAATTACTTTTAATCACATAGAGGCTGACTACATCGGTACAGATCTTTTCACCTCAGATAATGAGGATAAAGACTATACAGAGATAGGTTCTGATAGCAGCGGGCAGTTGGCTTTTATGCAGCCAGGAATAGGCATGTATCTGCGGTTAGATATTCCTCATCTCAATAGTGTAATTGAAGACAACCCTGATATGCTTCTTGAAAGTGCTGTGCTTACCCTGCATCCGGTAAGTAATCAGTACCCATCGGATGATGATTTGCCTACTTCCATTACCGTATATTTTGTCAATGAGGACAATATCATTTTGCAAACCAATACCACCTCTATGACACTCACCCTGGACAGGGAGTACGACAGAAATACTGCATATCAGGTAGATATAAAGGAATTTATTGACTATCAGCTTTCGCTGGATGAGAACAATCAAAATGGTTTATTGCTGGCCATTAGCTCAGATGATGGTGTTGGGATGCACTATCTCACCGTGGGCGATCAGCAAAATGATGATTATCAGGCACAACTAAGTTTAAATATAATAAATCTTAAAAATGAGTAG
- a CDS encoding TonB-dependent receptor plug domain-containing protein, with protein sequence MKKDRVILLFFIATFLNHPLVFSQVQSDSTSTYEMSLEELMNMPITVASSEALSPRESPGIVSLITAGDIAKMGARDLIDVLRTVPGFEFGVDVSGVTGIGIRGNWAHEGKVLILLDGHEMNETAYGTSQVGNHFPVDQIQRIEIIRGPGSALYGGYAELGVINIISKKAADIGGVGVATSYGQMQSDFGRSNATVMVGKEIGDLAFDAKLTTSKALRSNKTYTDFYGGTYEMADNSEMKNLHLNGGLSYKNLSVRLLYEDYELQQRDLYDEAMIEPVQMHFKTQSIDVKYGINISDKVKLTPRINYKKQNPWLANSDAALRNEEAGFYNYFDNDLTKLTGNLTLNVDFSPSAHLISGVEYYEDKGKLNGATYEFNNSNTIDFSNLSVFSQALFKTKVANITVGARYNNHEQFGSSFVPRVGVTKVVNNFHAKLLLSQAFRAPSIQNIDPNPEIKPEQTSVIEIEAGYKLNDKMLVTANLFRTRIDDPIVYFYDVDTDVEGYDNFDKTGTHGFEIEYKYQGKGVSVNVNYSYYNSAGENDIDSYTVPGKDNVLLGFAQNKFNMMGSIHLSDNFTVNPSVTFLGKRYGYTMVDENKDSVLEEFDPVVFVNLYLNYNNRFTKNLNLGVGVNNLTNNDYAYIQPYNSGHAPLPARSAEYGIKLSYKLGF encoded by the coding sequence ATGAAGAAGGATAGAGTTATTTTACTGTTTTTTATTGCAACTTTTCTCAACCACCCCTTAGTTTTTTCCCAAGTTCAATCAGATTCTACATCCACCTATGAGATGTCTCTTGAGGAGCTCATGAACATGCCTATTACTGTAGCATCTTCAGAAGCACTTTCTCCCAGGGAATCCCCAGGCATTGTGAGTCTAATCACAGCCGGTGATATTGCCAAAATGGGCGCCAGAGATCTGATAGATGTTTTAAGAACTGTACCAGGGTTTGAATTCGGTGTAGATGTATCAGGTGTAACTGGTATAGGTATTCGTGGAAACTGGGCTCATGAGGGCAAAGTTTTAATTCTTTTAGACGGTCATGAGATGAATGAAACTGCTTACGGCACCAGCCAGGTGGGTAATCACTTTCCTGTGGATCAGATTCAGAGGATTGAGATCATAAGAGGCCCAGGTTCAGCACTTTATGGTGGGTACGCCGAATTAGGAGTAATTAACATCATTAGTAAAAAGGCCGCTGATATTGGTGGAGTAGGCGTAGCTACCAGCTATGGACAAATGCAAAGCGATTTTGGTAGATCTAACGCAACCGTAATGGTAGGAAAAGAGATTGGCGACTTGGCTTTTGATGCTAAACTCACCACATCTAAGGCACTTAGAAGCAATAAAACTTATACAGACTTCTATGGAGGTACGTATGAAATGGCGGATAACTCCGAAATGAAAAATCTACATTTGAATGGAGGCTTGTCATATAAAAACCTATCAGTGAGATTGTTATATGAAGACTATGAGCTGCAACAGCGTGATTTATATGACGAGGCCATGATTGAGCCTGTGCAAATGCACTTCAAAACACAATCAATAGATGTAAAGTATGGTATCAATATTTCCGATAAGGTAAAATTGACTCCTCGAATTAATTATAAGAAGCAAAACCCTTGGTTAGCTAATAGCGACGCTGCTCTTAGGAATGAAGAAGCTGGTTTCTATAATTATTTTGACAATGACCTTACCAAGCTCACTGGAAACTTGACCTTGAATGTTGATTTTAGTCCATCGGCTCATTTGATCAGTGGTGTGGAGTACTATGAAGATAAAGGTAAGCTGAATGGTGCTACATATGAATTCAATAATTCTAATACCATTGATTTTAGTAATTTATCTGTCTTCAGTCAGGCTTTGTTTAAAACCAAAGTTGCCAATATCACCGTGGGAGCGAGATATAATAACCATGAGCAGTTCGGTAGTTCTTTCGTGCCGCGCGTAGGTGTAACTAAAGTGGTGAATAATTTTCATGCTAAGTTACTTCTGAGTCAGGCCTTTAGAGCACCAAGTATTCAAAATATAGATCCTAATCCGGAAATTAAGCCTGAGCAAACTTCTGTGATAGAGATAGAGGCAGGGTATAAGCTGAACGACAAAATGTTAGTAACAGCTAACCTTTTCAGAACCAGAATAGATGATCCTATTGTGTATTTTTATGATGTAGATACGGATGTTGAGGGGTATGATAATTTCGATAAAACCGGCACCCACGGTTTTGAAATAGAATATAAATATCAGGGTAAGGGAGTATCAGTAAATGTTAATTATTCATACTATAACTCTGCTGGCGAAAATGATATTGATTCTTATACAGTGCCGGGTAAAGATAATGTGTTGCTTGGCTTTGCTCAGAACAAATTTAATATGATGGGAAGTATCCATCTGTCAGATAATTTCACGGTAAACCCGTCAGTTACTTTCTTAGGTAAAAGATATGGGTACACTATGGTAGATGAAAACAAAGATTCAGTATTAGAAGAGTTTGATCCGGTGGTGTTTGTGAACCTTTATTTAAATTATAATAATCGGTTTACAAAGAATTTAAATCTCGGAGTAGGAGTAAATAACCTTACCAATAATGATTACGCTTATATACAACCATATAACAGTGGTCATGCTCCTTTACCAGCCAGATCTGCCGAATATGGCATAAAACTAAGCTATAAGCTAGGGTTTTAA
- a CDS encoding NUDIX hydrolase, with the protein MPLRKIDFQQFIERMESRLAEPLPGQNAQKLMMPAESVEQRFDLDRDDARLGGVLILFYENQGQIMIPLTQRHDYKGTHGGQVSLPGGKWEEADSDLQSTALRETFEEIGIAQSKVNIIGKLSDLYIPASNFKVSPFVGYIKENPSFTIDTYEVKELIEAELSALVDKDYHKEKNITVQQRFRLKAPYFDVQGKVVWGATAMMLAELITIVEEISN; encoded by the coding sequence ATGCCTTTGAGAAAAATTGATTTTCAACAGTTTATAGAGCGTATGGAAAGTCGCCTGGCAGAGCCACTGCCCGGTCAGAATGCTCAGAAACTAATGATGCCCGCAGAGAGTGTCGAACAGCGTTTTGATTTGGATAGGGACGATGCCCGGCTAGGTGGTGTTCTAATTCTCTTCTATGAAAATCAAGGGCAAATCATGATTCCTCTCACCCAACGTCATGATTATAAAGGTACCCACGGTGGCCAGGTGAGCTTACCCGGAGGCAAGTGGGAAGAGGCCGATTCAGATTTACAATCAACGGCACTAAGGGAGACGTTTGAAGAAATAGGTATAGCCCAATCCAAGGTTAATATTATTGGTAAATTGAGCGATCTCTATATTCCCGCCAGCAATTTTAAGGTAAGTCCGTTTGTAGGCTATATAAAGGAGAATCCCAGTTTTACTATTGATACCTACGAGGTGAAAGAATTGATAGAGGCAGAATTGTCAGCCTTGGTTGATAAAGATTACCATAAAGAAAAGAATATCACCGTTCAGCAAAGATTTCGATTAAAAGCACCTTATTTTGATGTTCAGGGGAAAGTGGTCTGGGGAGCCACGGCCATGATGCTGGCGGAGTTAATTACCATTGTTGAGGAAATCAGCAATTGA
- a CDS encoding tetratricopeptide repeat protein → MKKRFVVLYLLVGLITACGSKNDTQKQRFLIRGNEALDQQDYREATRFFKEAIKIDSCYTAAINNLGIVHFEQAQYTQAIQQYQRAIQCNPQYLDAYMNRSNAFYELHEYYSALEDLKYVQSQIPDSSTVYFRKGLVKAKLRQFSEALDEFNQALALDSNNVETLINRGSVKYYMGNLEQAEVDLQKAIDIDPKQSNAYNSLALIEQQRGDYEEAMQLVNTALSYESLQPYFLNNRGFIYLQMGDLAKAKKDIDQSITLDSKNAWAYRNKGWYYYKTEQYEEAVNLLEHALKLDEFVADIHSFYGQALLAVGDKVKACSEFKLAAENQEDIPSELLSNCQ, encoded by the coding sequence ATGAAGAAGCGTTTTGTAGTACTATACCTTTTGGTGGGCCTTATCACAGCCTGTGGCTCTAAAAATGACACCCAAAAGCAGCGGTTTCTAATTAGAGGAAACGAAGCTTTAGATCAGCAGGATTACCGCGAAGCAACCCGCTTTTTTAAAGAGGCCATTAAAATTGATTCTTGTTACACTGCTGCCATTAATAACCTGGGTATAGTTCATTTTGAACAAGCACAATATACTCAGGCCATACAGCAGTACCAGCGGGCTATTCAATGCAACCCCCAATATTTAGATGCTTACATGAATCGTTCTAATGCTTTTTACGAATTGCATGAATACTATAGTGCCCTTGAAGACCTCAAATATGTGCAGTCGCAAATACCTGATTCAAGTACCGTATATTTCCGTAAAGGGCTGGTAAAGGCAAAGCTTAGACAATTTTCTGAAGCTCTTGACGAGTTCAATCAGGCACTTGCTTTGGATAGCAATAATGTGGAGACGTTGATCAACAGAGGGTCAGTTAAGTATTACATGGGGAATTTGGAGCAGGCGGAGGTTGATCTTCAGAAAGCCATAGACATAGATCCAAAACAATCTAATGCTTATAACTCATTGGCTTTGATAGAGCAGCAAAGAGGTGATTATGAAGAGGCGATGCAGCTGGTAAATACGGCGCTTAGCTACGAGTCATTACAACCTTACTTTTTGAATAATAGAGGCTTTATTTATTTGCAAATGGGAGACCTGGCCAAAGCCAAAAAGGATATAGATCAGAGCATTACTTTAGACTCTAAAAATGCCTGGGCCTACAGAAACAAAGGTTGGTATTATTATAAAACCGAACAATATGAGGAGGCTGTGAACCTACTCGAGCATGCGCTGAAACTTGATGAGTTTGTGGCTGATATTCATAGCTTTTATGGTCAGGCACTTTTGGCGGTTGGCGATAAAGTTAAAGCTTGCAGTGAATTTAAATTAGCCGCTGAAAATCAGGAAGATATACCGTCTGAGTTATTGAGTAACTGTCAGTAG
- a CDS encoding DoxX family protein yields MNLSDKLDQIHAKSKNNRWMWYFSIFCRVALAAGFLPSGFVKINGERFTSLANNHPMGHYLEALFHTGYYYPFIGIMQMTAAILLLIPRTAVLGAMIYFPIILNICILSLSVRFDGSLISSPLMVLADLYVLCWYYDRWKYILPFKKHQALGNPIKPLSNHFPFKFFAGTALAVLIVGFTVLNIHELLPRNTYKECIAQCSEANDPAKCEEFCACLHKEGHSLDHCLDIYYDN; encoded by the coding sequence ATGAACCTCAGCGACAAACTAGATCAAATCCATGCCAAATCGAAGAATAATCGGTGGATGTGGTATTTTTCCATTTTTTGTAGAGTTGCTTTGGCTGCAGGTTTTCTTCCATCTGGCTTTGTAAAGATCAATGGAGAGAGATTTACCTCTTTAGCTAATAATCACCCCATGGGCCATTATCTGGAAGCGCTGTTTCATACAGGTTACTACTACCCTTTCATAGGAATAATGCAAATGACCGCTGCCATTTTGCTCTTGATACCACGGACCGCGGTTTTAGGAGCAATGATCTACTTCCCTATCATACTAAACATCTGCATTTTATCACTCTCGGTACGCTTTGATGGCTCCTTGATCTCTTCTCCTCTCATGGTATTAGCGGACTTATATGTGCTGTGCTGGTATTATGACAGATGGAAATATATTCTTCCATTTAAAAAACATCAAGCACTCGGTAATCCGATCAAACCTTTAAGTAATCACTTTCCATTTAAGTTCTTTGCAGGTACTGCCCTCGCGGTATTGATAGTTGGCTTCACAGTGCTGAATATCCATGAATTGCTTCCCAGAAACACTTATAAAGAATGTATCGCGCAATGCTCAGAAGCAAATGATCCTGCAAAGTGTGAAGAATTTTGTGCATGTCTGCATAAAGAAGGTCATTCTTTAGATCACTGCCTGGACATTTACTATGATAACTAA
- a CDS encoding Kelch repeat-containing protein encodes MSRQFKLIPILLMGAISMYLSGCTTDDSTSSSEDGNWIKKSSLDGSKRSGAVSFVVGGKAYVGLGFDGDDYLTDFWSYSEANDDWVRLDSFPGSGRSGAVAFAIGNKGYVGTGYNKDNKELGDFWEYNTETDTWTQINDFGGSARVRAVAFAYDGKGYVGTGNDGDNYLKDFWEYNPSTGVWTDIVSIKGEKREGAVALTIDDRVFVGTGTNNGIYQTDFFEFAPGTADIWIRMEELDEDDDYNVVRQYGTAFSVNGLGYITTGTTGSNLTSIWEYDPVNDLWEERTAFEGLGRQGAVSFTINGRAFVGLGTNSSQRFDDLWEFKPLEEYDEDPYD; translated from the coding sequence ATGAGTAGACAGTTCAAATTGATACCAATTTTACTGATGGGGGCCATCAGCATGTATTTGTCAGGGTGTACTACTGATGACAGTACAAGCAGTTCGGAAGATGGTAACTGGATAAAGAAGAGCTCGCTGGATGGCAGCAAGCGTTCCGGCGCAGTGTCATTCGTGGTAGGGGGAAAAGCATATGTAGGGCTGGGCTTTGATGGTGATGATTACCTCACTGACTTCTGGTCCTACAGCGAAGCTAATGATGACTGGGTTCGGTTGGATAGCTTTCCTGGTAGTGGTAGGTCAGGAGCAGTGGCTTTTGCTATCGGTAATAAGGGGTATGTGGGTACCGGCTATAATAAGGATAACAAAGAGCTGGGTGACTTTTGGGAATATAACACGGAAACAGATACCTGGACTCAGATCAATGATTTTGGAGGGTCAGCAAGGGTGCGTGCAGTAGCTTTTGCTTATGATGGTAAAGGTTATGTGGGTACAGGTAATGACGGTGATAACTACCTGAAAGATTTTTGGGAGTATAATCCTTCTACCGGCGTTTGGACTGACATTGTAAGCATCAAGGGTGAAAAGCGTGAAGGAGCAGTAGCCTTAACCATTGACGATAGAGTATTTGTAGGCACAGGTACCAATAACGGTATTTACCAGACTGATTTCTTTGAATTTGCCCCTGGCACCGCTGATATCTGGATAAGAATGGAAGAGTTGGATGAAGATGATGATTACAATGTGGTTCGTCAATATGGTACAGCCTTCTCAGTCAATGGTTTAGGCTATATCACTACGGGCACCACAGGTTCTAATCTTACCTCTATCTGGGAATATGATCCTGTAAATGATTTGTGGGAAGAGCGTACCGCCTTTGAAGGATTGGGTCGCCAGGGTGCTGTTTCATTCACGATTAACGGAAGAGCTTTTGTAGGGCTTGGCACCAATAGCAGTCAGCGATTTGATGACCTATGGGAGTTCAAACCATTGGAAGAATACGATGAAGATCCATATGATTAA